The nucleotide window TCTAGTTTACATTAGTCTCCATTAAGGATTAAGAGCTGTGGTACtgcatggtggggggggggggttgatgtgcTGTTACATCATGATGTAATAGTTAAAGAGAGCATAGAAGGTAGAGATGTGGAATGGAGGTCAAGTTAAATGTCTAGCCTACGGTGTACAGCTTCAGGTAGGCCCACACTGACGCCAGTCTCAGaggctgaagggggggggggggggtggtaattcGCCACAGGCtaaatttttgttaaaataaaaggAGTACACCTATAAAAAAATGAGTACACCTAGATGATCAAACTCAATATTCAGATTTTAGAATTTAGacaaaaaaacataattttctttataaaatagttTTATCACATCGACACACAACCAAAGTTATCTTCATCAACTTTGCATAGGCTAGGCGTCAGAGCAATGCAAGAGAAAGCGTTCGAAGGGGTTTCATGCAATCACTGCAAGAGCTTATAAGTCCATTGCATCGATAAACGTGTTAAATtagtggtaaatatatatatatttatatatatatatatatatatatatatatatatatatgaatatatatatataatgaatttcttAGTTTGATGTTTGCCTATAAACTATATCTTTTAtaccatacgagagagagagagagagagagagagagagagagagagagagagagagagagagagagagagacatgataataataataatgataataataatgataataataataataataataataataaaatatcaactgAATACAGAATCTTGCCTTCCCTGATCTTGAGGAAGATAGAAATATGATTGGAATTTCCTTGGGCTCAAAGGGATTACCTTCTTATCGTCAACCGGATGGTAAATAATTGTCGATGTGTAAAGCCACGTAGAAGTGGTGACTATGACatgttttttttacttatttacatattttcatacaaatacacacatatgtatacagtatatagctttaAAAATGTCCTCTAAAGATATCAAACTTATACGTATATGTTTACAAAAGTAATTTCCCCAGAGTCTGGATTCCTGACTCCAGACCGCCCTCTGGAAAGCTATAAGCGATGACGTAACCTTATTGGGGGATTCTCCATCCCTGAGAGAAGATTACGCCATGTCacgaaagaacttctaatgccattTTCTCTCCTTCACAGATGGTTTCATCTCTTTCTAATGATTCCATACCATAGACTGATATACCTACTTTATCATTGTAAAGTAAATAAGTAAGGTGTTTACATAGATATGGAAAGAATGTTGACCATATTTAATGAACGGCAACTTTTCCAAGTGCCGCCATTCGTAAGAGTCGAGGCGGTATAAAACTTCAGCTGTTGGCCGATTGTCATCATAAGCTCGTAGGTCGTCGTAGCGATAAGAGTCGCTTCTTCTTCTCCGCGTCGAGTAGGGCAATTGGCTCAATAGGTAGACTTTTATGTGGTCGTAACTATTCAAAGTCAAATTCTCTCGTCACAAAGTCCGTTTCGGAAGCTTCGTTTTCTCCATTCAAAAGTGAGTTTGAGTGATTTTTGTGTGTTTTGGTGTTTCAGCTTAAAACAGTgacaaaaaaactaaatatttgtcTCTTTATGAAACAAATTTATTTGGTTTCGTAACTAAAAGAGAAATATTCTAAAATCTAAACTTGATtccataaaattatatattttaagcgaTTCAAAGTCTTAACTTTGGGCTTAAAGTTCTCATATTCCGTCCCTTAAAAGCTATTTCCAGCATTGTTAAAACTTTGAAAAGCTTAAACTTTACCTCTTCAGCTTTAGAATCCAAATCCTTTCACGGCATTTTCTTAAGAACATTTGCCAATAAGAGCACTGTTGCCATATCTTAAAAGACCATTCTCTGTTGAGTGGCCTTGCCTGAAACACAGACTTGCTTTTTGGGAAATGTGGCAGCGCCGCTAAACATAGACAAGAAGAAATCAAGAAAAGGAAAGTTTATTCGTGGAACACACAGGAAGGAAAGAGAATTCCAAAGTTTAAACCATAACATTCCAGTCTCTCACTAACTGTTCACCCTCGAATACTGTGAATAATTCCAGATGTTGCTaatgattttcttcttcttctttcagttCTCCGTCATGAAGACAGATGGGAAGATGGGTCCTCATCAAAAGGATGGGAAGATAGGTCGTCGTCTAAAGGATGGGAAGATAGGTCGTCGTCTAAAGGATGGGAAGATAGGTCGACGTCAATGGGAATCCGGTTGTAGGATCTTAATCAATGCTTCAGGTAAGAATTTCCTGTAGGCTGGTATTGAAGACCaggaattttaaaaatattttctaccaTTGAAAAACCAGAAATGAATTTAtaataagataattttttaaaagtatCTATAGTTACTTCAGAGCAAAAATTCATAAAAAGGAGTTTTATGTCTGACGTGTATAAATTCTAATATAATGTTGACACTCCGAGTTAAAATCACATTAATTTCTTGCTGGTTGTGAAATCTCACAAAAGATAACTTCTTAACATCAACTATTACATTTAAAATACATgtgatttttaaaagattttataaaaaaaaaaaatcataaaaatctgtAGATTGGTTTTTCAATACGAATTGGTAGAAACATACCAATGCAGAACTCCAAAACAGAGATACACTTATTGAAATGTGTAATTGACTTACTGTTTATTTCATCGATTGAAAGTCAACCACATTTACAATCATTAACTGATAATCCTCTCTTTCCCCACAGCGGCAAATGCCAAGCTAAATCAACTGACGTGGGCGTCATCACAAGACCGCCCAATTCGAAGCCACCCCAAGAAGCAGGTGGGACAATTTGCTCCGAAGCATCAATCGCAGAATGATGGGCGTCATTTCGATTCAGCCCGTGAGCAAGCCCACGTGGGCTGGACCTCCACCCACTGCTCCTCTCTGGTGGACTTAGCAAGGTAATAATCAGTCTCTCATTCAGTATTTTCTGAGAAATCATCCAAAAATAGTTTCCTATGAATTATTCAAAAATGTGATATTAAGTATAAGTTATAAATAAActcttcaaaaagaaagaaaaatatgttcTCTAGTAGTAAAAATAACTTTACCTGcagtaaaaaaataaatctattatggATACTCTTCACTAATGTCTTAACAAAACTTGCTAAACGAACACCTACAATTTACATTCTGATAAAACAAATTCAAAGTTTAATTTAATATGAACCAGTGGTACTCAAATTAAAGAAATTTACTTCATACCtcataaaattttaagaaaatctacACCCATTCTGCTTCCACTAACTACTaactcattatttatttccttttaaacCAAACAATGTTTACTTTTGTCCCGACACAAACAATCAAGACATTCATTGAATCCTATGTTTCTCCTTTGCAGCATCAGCCAGCGTAAGGATCTCAAGACTGATTCATTCGGTAGGTGGTACATCCGCAGCACCCGCGATCCTTGGCGAAACGGACGCGTCAGGTTCCGTTGCACCGGATACTAGGCTCCCGACCTGCTGACAGAAACTCAAGATGCAACCTTGAGTGTGCAGGTCAGAGGAACAAGAAGACGATGACATCTGAACCTGCTCGAAGAGTTTTCCCAAAAGTCGCAAAGAAGCATAACACCGGTCCCTGTATAACGGACGGATAGATCGGACCCGACTAGAATATCCAAGATGTGACCTTGGATAAGTGGCCCTTGCAAAACGGCCGATTACACTTGGACCCGCTCATTCTGTGCCAAAAAGGTCATCTTCCTCCAACTACTGACCTTGGAGAACCCACTCCCAGCTGACTGACTATGTACGATCCCAGACTGTGCCCCATTCTGGGTCAAGCTGAAGACTTCACCAGGCTTCTCACAAGTGCCATAATGTGATTTTGGCCGAGGAGTCTGACTGGGCCGAAGCGAAGCCTGGATAAAGGAACAGCAGGAGGAGTTCAAAGTCTAAACTGACACCAGATAAGAGAGTGGGCGAATAAAGGCACATGCGGTGTCCCAGTCTATTGGATAATCACTCTTGAAACCCTTAGCAAGAAGATGGTTTCAATCCCGGaaggttgttattgttgttgttgtttccaacAGGAGAAGTAATTTCAACTACACATTGAAGGTCCATTCTGGCATTTCGTAAATGATGCCAGTTCCACAAGAGGAGTAGATTTGAACTTGGTCTCACGTAGGACAATGTTCTTCATACAAGAAGCCTCCTGTTGATAGAATGCAGTTGGGGCATCCAAAAAGGACCAAAATTTTGTTAAAGTTAGAAACTGGAAGAGATTTGTTATAGAATTCTGACTCCTTTGTAGGCAATGAACCATTTGTAGAAACATGAATTCAGTATATCATATTGATAGGAAGTTGTGTTAGGTTTCAAGACTTCATTTTTCTTCGCCAAAAATGCAAGTGCCAATTCAACGTAAACTGATCTCATCTTATCACTAATTCAAAACAAAGAAATTTGTTGATTCTAGcactttgttaaaaataaagtttGAATAAAAACAATACTGCCATATGAATGTTTTTCTTAATCCTTATAAATGGTAAATCAAACCCTCTGCTGACATATTTGGTTTGCAAAAAAATTATATACCACACCAATAACTTATATATACAGGATTCAAATATAAGAAGTAAAtctaataacgataatattaaaaaatagaaCTTCAGAACAGAATGTTAATAAACACCATAATGTACACTGGAAACTGAGTTTGTAAAATCATTACTAAATATAAACAAGGAGAAAATTGGTTAAGCAAGTAAAAATAAACATGGAAGCTAGCACTTGAAGATTAAATATACTTCCGTCAACAAAATGGAATGAATACTTTTCCAATCAAGACAGAATTGTGGGGTGGGGAGGTGGGTGGCGGTATCCTGTGAGTAAGGACTCCTTTACCTATCTTGGCTGACACTTCAAAATTTCAGCGACTTAATTCAAACCCCTTAGAGGCATCAAAAGAGAGGTTCACGCACACCATCGATTTCATCAACGTCGCCTCCAATGCTGTCCACTTTCAGCCCATTACTGGTGATTTTGGGCCTGGTTACCTCTATGGGAATGTGAAGACCCATAAAGCAGGGGATACCCTCCGGCCTATTATCAGACAGTGTCCGACTTCGATGTACCAGCTTACTAAAAAGCTCATCACTCTTCTGACCCCTTATGCTCCTGACCAGTACAGTGTTGCTTCTTCTACGGAGTTCTTGACGAACATCAAAGGGCATTCCAGTGGAGTTACTCTTCACGAATTCCTGTAGACGAGGCCACCAAGCTTATCCTGGATTGGGTCTATAAGGATGACTTGACCCCTCCCCTCTACATTCCTGAACATGCCTCCCCACTCTCCTGGATATATGTATGAATAAGGCACCCTTCACCACTCATTGCGGGCACATGTACATACAAAAGGATTGGTTGGCAATGGACTCTTCTCCAGGCGTCCTCTTCGCCAACTTTTACATGGGAGTCGTCAAGAAGCAAGTTTTGCACATGTAGATCACCTCGAAGAGAAAGTCAGCTACATGGATGACACCTTTGTAAAAGCCCCCTCTTCTGATTACATTGATGAACTCTGCAGGCCCTTTGAAGAGTAGCGGTTACCTTAGATTTATGCTGGGGCATCATGACAACAGCTTCCTTCCCTTTTTGGACATCTTGGTCTCAACTGCTGAGCATGGTTTCATCACCAAAGTTTACATGAAACCTACGAACTTAGGCCTTTGCTTGAATGGTGGAAGTGAATGTTCCATTAGGACCTCTACCAACCAAGCCTATGTTCGTTGGACCCTCTCCCATTGTTCTTCCTAAATAGAGACCCAAAAGGAACTGGATAGGATTATCCGGGTCTTTGTAAACAACGGCTACTCCAACAAGCAGGTCAACCGAGAAGTCAATTGTACCATGGATAATTGGTATGAGACTGAGCCCAGCAGAAAGAGCACTACTTCCAAAGTCAACCTGAATTACAAAGGCTCTATGCACAACCAGCACCAGGAATACGAAAAGGCTATGGTGATTATCAGGAACAATGTCACGACCACACAAGTATAAACTGTGATTAACTTGATGATGTATTATCAAACAACGAGGACCAGAACCCTTGTTATGAAAAATAATCCGGGTCCTCCTGTGTaggactttctgaagaagtctaATGTCATCTATTCCTACCAGTGCTCATTCTGAGGATGCCACGGCCTTATATTAGAATAAAGATGATGAGACTTTCTAAATGTTTGTCCTGCACCAACTTTTGGTGCACAACAGAAGCATCAAAAGAGAGGACATAAGTGGCAATACATTGATCATCGGCAGTGCTCCGGACAGCAGAAGATTAAGAAGCCTAGAAGACCTGCCCATACAGTAGGAAATGCTGAACCTCACACCTACaaaagaaatgttcctcctcctcTCTGCTGTAGGAGCACAAACCCCTCGCCAATATCAACAAGCATGAGGACGATCAGCGACCTGACCTCCTTCCTGTGAATGACTCTCGCGGTGAGTGCCTCAGCTAATCAGGAAGCAGCCTGGGAATCACTGGACCTGGGAGATGAGCATCAGAACAGTTTGCCTGACACTGAGCCCCGCTCAGGGAGTGTCTCAGCCAATCAGCGTCCAGCACTGAGAGCCCAGCCCAGCATTACTTAGATCCCGCTCAACCCCGATGACCAAGAGTGTAGCAGCAGCCTGACTGTGATGGATCTGCTCTTAGCAAGCGCCTCAGCTAATGGGAGAGCTGCTCCGTTCCAGACTTAGTACCGCCTCCGCTCACGGAGACCAATCAATGATCAGTGACCGAATTGACTACTGCCTCATCCTATATAAATAGAGAAAGCCCAGTCTACCTCAGTCCACTTCTAGCCTGAAGAGGAGAAGAAACACCCGACACCCTTTTGAAATGCGTTACAGCCGACTCTTTTGTACCCTGTACTTGACAAGTTTACTTTTAGCAATTCTTAAGTAAATCTTggaattttgtattgtattttgcTCCAGTACCTACATATGACTAAAATAACAGCTACTGGCAGCATGCAGTACTGTTGAGAAAAAGAAATTTAGAAcaattgaaaagctcaactacaaaattaATGCCAATGAGGCAGCTGTAATCTtcaatttaatagtaataataataataataataataataataataataatttgtatctgAATTGGATTATGGAAATTGGATTAGAATTGGATTGAGGAAAATTAGAAATCAGATTAGATTGTGGATTTGGATCTGATTGGATCGTGGAATTTGGATCCAGACTGGATTGTGAAATTTGGAATTGGATTGAATTCTGGAATTTTGAATTGGATATAATTGTGGAATTTGTATCCAGATAGGTTTGCAGATTTGTATCCTGATAGGATTGCAGGACTTGGATCCAGATTGGATTATGGAATCTGGATCTGGATTTGATTAGGGAATATTTATTCGGATTGGATTGTGGAATTTGGATTGGACTGTCGTATTTGGATCCAGATTGAAATGGGGAATTGGGAATTGGCTACTATGGAATTTGCATTCGCAGTGAATTGTAGTATTTCGATCCTTCATTCAGAAGTCAAGATTATATTGCAAATAAGAATTTGGACTATAGCACGGAGTTGGGGCCGAGAGGCCATTCTACAGGCCATTATAAactattatagaaaatatttatttcagtgtttttactgttcttaaaatatttaatttttccttatttcctttcctcactaggctattttccctgttggggcccctgggcttatagcgtcctgcttttcca belongs to Palaemon carinicauda isolate YSFRI2023 chromosome 17, ASM3689809v2, whole genome shotgun sequence and includes:
- the LOC137655960 gene encoding uncharacterized protein — encoded protein: MKTDGKMGPHQKDGKIGRRLKDGKIGRRQWESGCKILISSSAANAKLNQLTWASPEDRPIRSHPKKQVGQFAPKHQSQNDGRHFDLGREQAHVGWTSTHCSSLVDLARWFHLFLMIPYHRLIYLLYHCKVDFYVVVTIQSQILSSQSPFRKLRFLHSKFSVMKTDGKMGPHQKDGKIGRRLKDGKIGRRLKDGKIGRRQWESGCRILINASAANAKLNQLTWASSQDRPIRSHPKKQVGQFAPKHQSQNDGRHFDSAREQAHVGWTSTHCSSLVDLASISQRKDLKTDSFGRWYIRSTRDPWRNGRVRFRCTGY